The Pseudomonas bijieensis DNA window TACGCGCAGGCGGCGCCCGGGTGTTCATCCCGTATTTGTCGGCCCCCCATTGCAACGAGGCCAGAGGCGAACAACTGCTGGTGCAGATCGATCGGGTCCTGGCTGGCACCGGCGCGGCCCGGGTCAACTTGATCGGCCACAGCCAGGGTGCGCTGACCGCCCGATATGCCGCCGCGCTGGCCCCCGAAAAAGTTGCCTCGGTCACATCGGTCAGCGGTCCCAACCATGGTTCCGAACTGGCTGACTTCCTGCGCAAGGCCCTTACTCCAGGACGGCTGCCAGGACATGTGGCAAGAGGCGTCGCCACACTGTTCGCCGATTTCATCTCGCTGCTCGATGGACAGGAGCACCTACCGCCAACCGCCGTGGCCGCGCTGGCGACGTTGACCACCGAAGGCGTGGGCGCCTTCAATGACAAATACCCCCAGGGCCTGCCCAAGAACTGGGGCGGGAACGGCCCGGAAAGGGTCAACGGCGTGCGCTACTACTCATGGAGCGGCACGTTGCCAGAGGCGACAGAGGAAGAACTGGAGCCTTCGCAGGTTTTCTGCCGCGCCTTTTCCGAATACTTCATCACCGAAGCCGGGCAGAACGACGGCCTGGTCGGGCGTTTCAGTTCGCACCTGGGCAAGGTCATTCGTTCCGACTATCCAATGGACCATATGGAGACCATCAATCCAGGAGACGGCACGCTGCGCAAGGGTACAGCCCCCACGGCGCCTAACCCCACAGAGCTTTACCTGCGCCACGCCGAGCGCCTGCGCAAAGCCGGCCTTTGATCGCCGGCCCCAAGGTTTTGACGCAATTTTGACAACAACCGGTCAATGAATCCGGTAGGCTCAACACCTTTAAATATATCGAAAGGAATTTCCCCCATGGCCAAAGCCACTGCCCGCCACATCCTGGTTTCCACCGAAGACAAGTGCAACGAACTCAAGGCCCAGATCGAAGCCGGCGCCGATTTCGCTGAAGTTGCCAAGGCCAACTCCACCTGCCCATCCAGCCGTCAAGGCGGCGACCTGGGTTCGTTCGGCCCGGGCCAGATGGTCAAGGAGTTCGACACCGTGGTCTTCAGCGCCCCGATCAATGTGGTCCAGGGGCCGGTCAAGACCCAGTTCGGCTACCACCTGCTGGAAGTGACCAGCCGCCAGGATTGATGGTCCCTTGTGGGAGCAAGGCTTGCCCGCGATGAACGATAACGCGGAACAGCTGTTGGACCGCGGCGCAGCAATCGCGGGCAAGCCTTGCTCCCACAGGCCTTGCTCCTACAGATAATCCCTCGCCACAAGGACTGGCGATCCACGCGCCGCTCGCGTACAAATCGTGGTCATCGATCACCCGGCTTTAAGGCTGACAATGCGACTGGCGTTCCCTTCCCTGCTATTGACTGCCGTGGTCCTGCTGACAGGCGCCGCCGGCGTCGAGGCAGCACCGCAACATGCCCTGACCGTCTATGGCGAACCGGCCAAATACGCCGAAGGCTTCGGCCACTTTGCCTATGCCAACCCCCAGGCTCCCAAAGGCGGGACCATGCGCCGCTCGGCCATCGAGATCGGCCATTTCGACCATGTGCTGCCCTATATCGACAAAGGTATCGGGGTCAGTCAGATCGACGGGATGCTGTATTCGCCCCTGGCCCAGCGCTCGCTGGATGAGCCCTATACCGTCTATGGCCTGGTGGCGCAGAAGATGGAGCGTGGCGAAGATGGCCTGTCCCTGCGCTTCTACCTGAACCCCAAGGCGCGCTTCGCCGATGGCAAGCCCATCACCGCCCAGGACGTGCGCTACAGCTTCGAGCTGTTGATGACCCAGGGCAGCCTGCGCTATCGCACCCAATTCGCGGCGGTCAAGGACGTCGTGGTCGAGGACGAGCGCACCGTTCGCTTCGACTTCAAGAACAATGAAAGCCGCACCCTGCCCCTGGACATCGCCACCCTGCCGGTCTTTCCCGAACATTGGTGGAAGACCCGCGATTTCGCCAACGGCGGCGGCTACGAGGCCCCACTGGGCAGTGGTCCCTACCGGGTGAGCAAGGTCGATTCCGGGCGCAGCATTACCTTCGAACGCAACGCCGACTGGTGGGGCAAGGACCTGCCGGTCAGCCGTGGCCTCTACAATTTCGACCACTTCAGCATCGAGTATTTTGGCGACACCGACGTCGCCCGCCAGGTGCTGCGCGGCGGCGCCTATGACTACAACCGCGAATTCTCCGCCACCGCCTACTCCATCGGCTATGACGGCCCGGCCCTGCAGGATGGTCGCCTGCAAAAGGCCCACCTGGCCACCGAGGCCCCCCAGACCGCACAGGGTTTTGTCTTCAATCTGCAAAGACCGCAGTTCCAGGACCGCCGCGTACGCCAGGCCTTGGCCATGCTCTGGGACTTCGAGTGGAGCAATCGCCAGATGATGCGCAACCTCTATGTGCGCCAGCAGAGTTACTTCTCCAACACAGACCTGGCCGCCCGACAACTGCCCGATGCCGGCGAACGGGCGCTCCTCGAGCCGCTGCGCGGGCAGATACCCGACGAAGTCTTCACCCAGGTGTTCGAGGCGCCGAAAACCGACGGCAGCGGCGTGATCCGCGACAAACAACTGCAAGCCCTGGCGCTGCTGGAACAGGCTGGCTGGAAACCCGACGGCGACCGCTTGGTGAATGCCGAAGGCGAGCCGCTGAGCTTCACCTTTCTCAACAGCCAGAACGGTATCGACCGCCTGCTGCTGCCCTATAAGCGCACCCTGGCGCAAATCGGCATCGACATGAGCATCCGTCGTATCGACGCGTCCCAGTACGTCAATCGCCTGATGAGCCGCGATTACGACATGATCATCACCGGCTACCCCGTCAGCACATCGCCAGGCATGGAACTCTATAATTACTTCGGTTCGGCGGCCGCCAACGATCCGGGCGCCAACAACTACATGGCCTTGAAGAACCCGGCGGTGGATACGCTGATCGATGGGCTGGTCAAGGCCACTACCAAGGCCGACATGCTGCGCCATGCCCACGCCCTGGACCGGGTGCTGCAATGGAATTACTACTGGATCCCCAACTATTACCCGCCAGGCAGCTCGACCGTGTGGTGGAACCGCTTCGGCATTCCAAAGGTACAGGCCAGCAATGAGGAAGCGATCGAAAGCTGGTGGGAAGTGAGCAGCACACCGTTGACCAACGAGCAGATGCGCGCCGAACGCCTCAGGCGCGGCACACCCGGAGGGCCGCATTGATGTGGGCTTATATCGCGCGGCGCCTGCTGCTGATCATCCCCACGCTGGTGATCATCCTGCTGGTGAACTTCGTCATCGTGCAGGCTGCGCCCGGCGGGCCGGTGGAACAGGCCATCGCCCACCTGCAGGGCATCGGCGGCGCCAGCGTCGGCAGTTCGGGCAACGCCATGACCGGCAGCTCCCGTGCCAGTCGCGGCCTGGACCCGCAGCTGATCAAGGACATCGAGAAACAGTACGGTTTCGATAAGCCGGCCCACGAGCGCCTGTGGCTGATGCTCAGCAGCTATGCGCGCCTGGACTTCGGCAAGAGCTTCTTCCGCGGCGCCACGGTCACCGACCTGATCCTGGAAAAGATGCCGGTGACCATCTCTCTCGGGCTCTGGGCGACCTTGATCACGTACCTGATGTCGATCCCCCTGGGCATCCGCAAGGCCGTGCATCACGGCTCGGCATTCGATGTGTGGAGCAGCACAGCAATCATCATTGGCTATGCCATGCCGGCGTTCCTCTTCGCGATGTTCCTGATCGTGGTGTTCGCTGGCGGCACCTCGCTGAACTGGTTTCCGGTGCGCGGGCTGGTGTCGGATAACTTCGAGTCGCTGTCGACGCTGGGCAAGATCGCCGATTACTTCTGGCATTTGGTTCTGCCGGTCACGTCGCTGGTGATCGGCGGCTTCGCCACCCTGACGATCCTGACCAAGAACTCGTTCCTCAATGAAATCACCCGCCAATACGTGGTTACCGCGCGAGCCAAGGGCATGAGCGAACGGCGGGTACTGTATGGCCACGTGTTCCGCAATGCGATGCTGCTGGTGGTATCGGGCATTCCCCAGGCGTTCATCAGCGTGTTCTTTGCCGGCTCCTTGCTGATCGAGGTGATTTTTTCCCTCGACGGCCTGGGACGCATGAGCTACGAGGCTGCGGTATCCCGGGATTATCCGGTGGTGTTCGGCTCGCTGTTCATCTTCACGCTGTTCGGCCTGCTCATCAAACTCATCGGCGACCTCTGCTACACCCTGGTGGACCCGCGCATCGACTTCGCCGCGAGGAACGCCTGATGTTCAAGCTTTCTCTCTTGGGCCGCCGGCGCTTGGAGCGCTTCAAGAAAAACCGTCGGGGCTGGTGGTCGTTGTGGCTGTTCATCGGCCTGTTCATCCTGAGCCTGGGCGGCGAACTGATCGCCAATGACAAACCGCTGGTGGTGAGCTACCAGGGCTCGCTGTATTTCCCGGTGTTCAAACGCCATACCGAGCAGGAATTTGGCGGACAGTTGCCGTTCCAGGCCGACTACCGCAGCAGCTACGTGCAAAACCTGATCCACAAGGACGGCGGCTGGCTGTGGTTCCCACCGATCCCGTTCAGCGACGACACGCCCAACTATGACCTCAACAAGCCGGCGCCGAGCCCGCCCTCATCGGTGAACTGGCTCGGCACCGATGACCAGTCCCGGGACGTACTGGCCCGGGTCATCTTCGGCGCGCGGGTGTCGATCCTGTTCGCCCTGGCCCTGACCGCCATCAGCGCGCTGATCGGCATCGCCGCCGGTGCATTGCAGGGTTATTACGGCGGCTGGGTGGATCTGCTCGGGCAACGTTTGCTGGAAGTCTGGTCGGGACTGCCGGTGCTTTATCTGCTGATCATCCTGTCCGGCTTCGTGGAACCGAATTTCTGGTGGTTGCTGGGAATCATGGCGCTGTTTTCCTGGCTGGCCCTGGTGGACGTGGTGCGCGCCGAGTTCCTGCGCGGGCGCAACCTCGAATACGTGAAAGCCGCCAGGGCCCTGGGTCTCAGCGACCGCAAGGTGATCGTGCGGCATATCCTGCCCAACGCGATGAACGCCACCCTGAGCTACCTGCCGTTCATCCTCACCGGCGCGATTCCCACCCTCACCGCCCTGGATTTCCTCGGCTTCGGCATGCCGGCCGGCAGCGCCTCCCTGGGCGAACTGATCGCCCAGGGCAAGCAGAACCTGCAAGCGCCATGGCTGGGATTGACGGCGTTCTTTACCCTGGCGCTGATTCTTTCCCTGTTGGTATTTATCGGCGAGGCGTTGCGAGACGCGTTCGACCCACGCTCTTGAAAACAGCCATGAAGCGGAACCTTGAGATGAGCGACAACCTGATCGAAATCCGCGACCTGAGCGTGGCCTTCAACGACAACACCGTGGTGCGCAACCTGTGCCTGGATATTCGCCCTGGCGAATGCCTGGCCTTGGTAGGCGAGTCGGGTTCCGGCAAGTCGGTGACAGCCCATTCGATCCTGCAATTGCTGCCCGAGAACGGCACCCGCACCACCGGCAGCATTCGCTATCGCGGCCAGGAACTGCTGGGCGCCGAGGCCAAGACCTTGCGCGAACTGCGCGGTAACCGGATCGCAATGATCTTTCAGGAGCCGATGACCTCGCTGAATCCGCTGCACAGCGTCGAAAAGCAGATCGGTGAAACCCTGATGCTGCACCGGGGGCTGGGCGGCAAAGCCGCGCGCCAGCGCATTCTGGAACTGCTGGCCCTGGTGGGCATCCAGAAACCCGCCGAACGCCTCAAGGCCTACCCTCATCAACTGTCCGGCGGCCAACGCCAACGGGTGATGATCGCCATGGCGCTGGCCTGCGAGCCGGAACTGTTGATTGCCGACGAACCGACTACCGCGCTGGACGTGACCGTGCAGCGCAAGATCCTGCTGCTGCTCAAGTCACTGCAGCAACGACTCGGCATGTCCCTGCTGCTGATCAGCCACGACCTCAACCTGGTGCGCAGCATCGCCCAACGGGTGTGCGTGATGAAGGCTGGGGAAATCGTCGAACAGGCGCCTTGCGAAACCCTGTTCAGCGCACCGAAACATCCCTACAGCTGCGAGCTGCTGCACGCCGAACCGGAAGGCGAAGCCTTGCCCCGGGACGAACGCGAAGACGTGTTGCAGGTACAGGACCTGCGCGTCAGTTTCCCCCTCGGCGGTGGGCTGTTCCGGCGCAAAGAATATTTGCACGCCGTGGATGGCATCAGCCTGTCCATCCAGCGCGGCAAGACCCTGGGCATCGTCGGCGAATCCGGCTCCGGCAAGTCCACGCTCGGCCAGGCGATCCTGCGGCTGATCGAGTCCGAAGGCAGCATCCGCTTTCAGGGCCAGGCCCTCGATCAGCTGTCGCACAAGGCGCTGCGACCATGGCGCAAGCAGATGCAGGTGGTGTTCCAGGACCCGTTCGGCAGCCTCAGCCCACGGATGTCGGTGCAACAGATCATCAGCGAAGGCCTGGAGGTCCACCAGCCCTCCAGCCCCGAACAGTGTGAAGCCCGGGTGATCCAGGCCCTCAAGGAAGTGGGCCTCGACCCGCTGACCCGCCATCGCTACCCCCATGAATTCTCTGGGGGCCAGCGCCAACGCATCGCCATTGCCCGGGCGCTGGTGCTCAAGCCGGCCCTGATCCTGCTGGACGAGCCGACCTCGGCCCTGGACCGTACCGTGCAAAAACAAGTAGTCGCCCTGCTTCGCCAACTCCAGGAGAAGTACGACTTGACCTACCTGTTCATCAGCCATGACCTGGCGGTGATCCGCGCCCTGGCCCACGACATGATCGTGATCAAGGACGGTAAAGTGGTCGAGCAAGGTGCCAGTCATGACGTGTTCGATTCGCCCCAGCACCCTTATACCAAGGAGCTGTTGGCGGCGGCGCATCCGGGGTGGGCATAATCCGGCGCATGGCATAGCTTCGTGTCGCCCCATCGCGAGCAAGCTCGCTCCCACACTGGAGCGACGCGGGCCCGTGTGGGAGCGAGCCTGCTCGCGATGACGGCGGCACTGACATCACCTATTCGGGACAATATCGATGAACCCCACCGAAAGCCTCAAGGATTACAAGCGCGTGCGCACGCTGGCGATCCGTTCGTTGTTCGAAATCATCGAGCAGTCCAGCGAAGGCACGGTGATTGTCGACCGTGACGCGAATATCGTCTGGATGAACGAACGCTACGCCCGCCGCTTCGGCCTGAACTCGGCCCAGGAAGCCATAGGCCGGGCGTGCGAGAGCGTGATCCCGGGCAGCCTGCTGCGTGAAGTGGTGCGTACTGGGCGGCCGATCCTGCTGGACATGCAGGACACACCCAAGGAACCGCTGGTGGTGATGCGCCTGCCGATCCACGACAGCGCAGGCGCGGTAATCGGTGCCATCGGTTTTGCCTTGTTCGACGAATTGCGCAGCCTGTCGCCCATGCTCAAGCGCTACCTGAGCATGCAGGAAGAACTGGCCTCCACCCGCTCGCTGCTGCGGGCGCGGCAAACCAAGTACAACTTTGCCCATTTCATTGGCACCAGCAACGCCGGCCTGGAGGTCAAGCGCCGCGCCCGACGCAGCGCCAGCGCCGACTCCCCAGTGCTGCTGCTCGGCGAAACCGGCACCGGCAAGGAACTGCTGGCCCAGGCCATCCACAGCGCTTCGCCGCGCGCGCACAAGGCGTTCGTCAGCATCAACAGCGCGGCGATTCCCGAAGCGCTGCTGGAAGCCGAATTCTTCGGCACCGCGCCAGGGGCTTTTACCGGGGCTGATCGCAAGGGCCGCGCCGGCAAACTGCAGATCGCCCAGGGCGGTACGCTGTTCCTCGACGAGATCGGCGACATGCCGCTGCCGCTGCAAAGCAAACTGCTGCGGGTGCTCCAGGAAAAGGAATACGAACCGGTAGGCTCCAACGAGGTGCTGCAAAGCGATGTGCGAGTGATCGCCGCCACCTCCATGGACCTGGAAGCGGCGATCAAACGTGGGGAGTTCCGCGCCGACCTGTATTACCGCCTCAACGTGCTACCGATCCAGGTCCCGCCGTTGCGCGAACGCCTGGATGACTTGCCGGCCTTGAGCGAGGCGATCCTCGAAGAACTGCGCAGCCAGCACGAACTGAACCACGACGCCCTCGATCTGCTGCGGCAACACGCGTGGCCGGGCAACATCCGCGAACTGCGCAATGTGCTGGAGCGGGCCGCGCTGCTCAGCGATGACCTGGTGCTCACGGCAGCGGACATTCGCGCGGCCATCGGCACATTCATGCCGGTGACGCGAGCGGCGGACGTTAGCTTCGAATCCCTGCCCCATGAAACCTTCAGCCAGGCCCGCGCGCGATTCGACCGGCAACTGATCGAAACCACCCTCGCGCAATGCGGGGGCAAGGTGGTCGAGGCGGCTGAGCGGCTGGGGCTGGGGAGGTCGACGTTGTACAAGAAGATGGTGGCGTTGGGAATTGCGGAGTCTCAATAAAGAGACTTCTGTCTCTATATTTAGACAACTTCTTTTGGAGCGCTTCGCGCTCATCGCGAGCAGGCTCGCTCCCACAGTGGACTGCGTTTTCCAGTCGAACACGGTCAACCTGTGGGAGCGAGCCTGCTCGCGATGAGGCCCGCACAGCTCCGAAAATCTCTAAACAGAGACTAAATCTTTAGGCCACTCCAACAAATCAAAACAATCTCCTTATATTTCAGCCAGTTACACACCTGGCACAAAACTCGCTAAAGCCTCCTTCACAGCTTCACCACAACAATAACAATCCCAGGAGACACACCATGAGTGTGATCATTGCCTTGGCAGCCCTCACGCTGCTGATGGTCGCCGCCTACCGTGGCTACAGCGTTATCCTCTTTGCCCCCATCGCCGCCCTCGGCGCCGTCCTGCTCACCGACCCGTCCGCCGTCGCCCCTGCCTTCACCGGGGTGTTCATGGAAAAAATGGTCGGGTTCATCAAACTGTATTTCCCGGTGTTCCTGCTTGGCGCGGTATTCGGCAAGCTGATCGAGTTGTCGGGTTTCTCCCGCTCCATCGTCGCCGCCGCGATTCGCTTGCTGGGTACGCGCCAGGCCATGCTGGTGATCGTGCTGGTCTGCGCCTTGCTGACCTATGGCGGCGTATCGCTGTTCGTCGTGGTGTTCGCGGTGTACCCGTTCGCCGCCGAGATGTTCCGCCAGAGCAATATCCCCAAGCGTCTGATCCCGGCCACCATCGCCCTCGGCGCATTCTCGTTCACCATGGATGCCCTGCCCGGCACGCCGCAGATCCAGAACATCATCCCCAGCACGTTCTTCAACACCACCGCCTGGGCCGCACCGTGGCTGGGGGTGATCGGCACGATCTTCGTGTTCAGCCTCGGCATGCTGTTCCTGCAACGCCAGCGCAACAAGGCCCAGCGTGTGGGCGAAGGCTACGGCACCGAATTGCGCAACGAGCCGGAAACCGCCGAAGACATCAAGCTGCCGAACCCATGGATCGCTGTTTCGCCACTGCTGGCGGTGGGGATCATGAACCTGATGTTCACCCAGTGGATTCCCCAGTGGTACGGCAAGACTCATAGCCTGGCGCTGCCGGGCATGGCCGCGCCGGTCACCAGCGACATCGCCAAGCTCACCGCGATCTGGGCGGTACAGGCTGCGTTGCTGGTGGGCATCATCATGGTCCTGCTGTTCGGTTTCCGGGCTATTCGCAGCAAACTGGCCGAAGGCAGCAAGAGTGCCGTGGGCGGTGCCTTGCTGGCAGCGATGAACACGGCTTCGGAATACGGCTTCGGCGCGGTGATCGCCTCGCTGCCAGGCTTCCTGGTCCTGGCCGACTGGCTCAAGAGCATTCCCAACCCGCTCGTCAACGAAGCCGTAACCGTCACGCTGCTGGCGGGCATCACCGGCTCCGCCTCGGGTGGCATGAGCATCGCTTTGGCGACGATGTCCGAAACCTTTATCAACGCCGCCCACGCCGCCAACATTCCCCTGGAAGTGCTGCACCGGGTGGCCGCCATGGCCAGCGGCGGCATGGATACCCTGCCTCACAACGGCGCGGTGATCACCCTGCTGGCAGTGACCGGACTGACCCACCGCGAAGCCTACAAAGACATTTTCTGCATTACGCTGATCAAGACACTCGCGGTGTTCTTCGTGATCGGTGTGTTCTACGCCACTGGCATTGTGTGAGGTTTCCATGACAACCACTCTTTCGGGCAAGACTGCCCTGGTCACCGGTTCCACCAGCGGCATTGGCCTGGGCATCGCCCTGAGCCTGGCCAGGGCCGGCGCCAACCTGATCCTCAACGGCTTTGGCGATGCCTCGGCGGTGATTGCCGAGGTGAAACAGTTCGGCGGCCAGGTCGGCCACCATCCAGCCGACGTCAGCGACCCGGCGCAGATCGCCGACATGCTCGCCTACGCCGAGCGCGAGTTCGGCGGCGTGGACATCCTGGTGAACAACGCCGGGATCCAGCATGTGGCCGCCGTGGAGGATTTCCCCGTGGAACGCTGGGATTCGATCATTGCCATCAACCTGTCCTCGGTGTTCCACGCCACTCGCCTGAGCCTGCCGGGCATGCGCGCCAAGGGTTGGGGGCGGATCATCAACGTCGCCTCGGTGCACGGTCAGGTCGGCTCGGTGGGCAAGGCGGCGTATGTCGCGGCCAAGCATGGGGTGATTGGCCTGACCAAAGTGGTCGGCCTGGAGACCGCCACCAGCAACGTCACCTGCAACGCCATCTGCCCCGGCTGGGTGCTGACGCCGCTGGTGCAGAAGCAGATCGACGACCGCATTGCTACCGGTGTCGATCCGCAACAGGCGCAGCATGACCTGCTGGCCGAGAAACAGCCGTCCCTGGAATTCGTCACTCCCCCGCAACTGGGGGAACTGGTGCTGTTCCTGTGCAGCGAAGCCGGCAGCCAGGTGCGCGGCGCGGCGTGGAATATCGATGGTGGGTGGTTGGCTCAGTAGGCTCCTGCGAAGCCCTGTGGGAGCAAGGCTTGCCCGCGATGAAGTCGATGCGCTTTTTCAGAATCGAGGCGCCTGTTTCGCGAGCAAGCTTTGCTCCCACACCCGATT harbors:
- a CDS encoding extracellular solute-binding protein, with product MRLAFPSLLLTAVVLLTGAAGVEAAPQHALTVYGEPAKYAEGFGHFAYANPQAPKGGTMRRSAIEIGHFDHVLPYIDKGIGVSQIDGMLYSPLAQRSLDEPYTVYGLVAQKMERGEDGLSLRFYLNPKARFADGKPITAQDVRYSFELLMTQGSLRYRTQFAAVKDVVVEDERTVRFDFKNNESRTLPLDIATLPVFPEHWWKTRDFANGGGYEAPLGSGPYRVSKVDSGRSITFERNADWWGKDLPVSRGLYNFDHFSIEYFGDTDVARQVLRGGAYDYNREFSATAYSIGYDGPALQDGRLQKAHLATEAPQTAQGFVFNLQRPQFQDRRVRQALAMLWDFEWSNRQMMRNLYVRQQSYFSNTDLAARQLPDAGERALLEPLRGQIPDEVFTQVFEAPKTDGSGVIRDKQLQALALLEQAGWKPDGDRLVNAEGEPLSFTFLNSQNGIDRLLLPYKRTLAQIGIDMSIRRIDASQYVNRLMSRDYDMIITGYPVSTSPGMELYNYFGSAAANDPGANNYMALKNPAVDTLIDGLVKATTKADMLRHAHALDRVLQWNYYWIPNYYPPGSSTVWWNRFGIPKVQASNEEAIESWWEVSSTPLTNEQMRAERLRRGTPGGPH
- a CDS encoding ABC transporter ATP-binding protein, translated to MSDNLIEIRDLSVAFNDNTVVRNLCLDIRPGECLALVGESGSGKSVTAHSILQLLPENGTRTTGSIRYRGQELLGAEAKTLRELRGNRIAMIFQEPMTSLNPLHSVEKQIGETLMLHRGLGGKAARQRILELLALVGIQKPAERLKAYPHQLSGGQRQRVMIAMALACEPELLIADEPTTALDVTVQRKILLLLKSLQQRLGMSLLLISHDLNLVRSIAQRVCVMKAGEIVEQAPCETLFSAPKHPYSCELLHAEPEGEALPRDEREDVLQVQDLRVSFPLGGGLFRRKEYLHAVDGISLSIQRGKTLGIVGESGSGKSTLGQAILRLIESEGSIRFQGQALDQLSHKALRPWRKQMQVVFQDPFGSLSPRMSVQQIISEGLEVHQPSSPEQCEARVIQALKEVGLDPLTRHRYPHEFSGGQRQRIAIARALVLKPALILLDEPTSALDRTVQKQVVALLRQLQEKYDLTYLFISHDLAVIRALAHDMIVIKDGKVVEQGASHDVFDSPQHPYTKELLAAAHPGWA
- a CDS encoding peptidylprolyl isomerase, which translates into the protein MAKATARHILVSTEDKCNELKAQIEAGADFAEVAKANSTCPSSRQGGDLGSFGPGQMVKEFDTVVFSAPINVVQGPVKTQFGYHLLEVTSRQD
- a CDS encoding GntP family permease gives rise to the protein MSVIIALAALTLLMVAAYRGYSVILFAPIAALGAVLLTDPSAVAPAFTGVFMEKMVGFIKLYFPVFLLGAVFGKLIELSGFSRSIVAAAIRLLGTRQAMLVIVLVCALLTYGGVSLFVVVFAVYPFAAEMFRQSNIPKRLIPATIALGAFSFTMDALPGTPQIQNIIPSTFFNTTAWAAPWLGVIGTIFVFSLGMLFLQRQRNKAQRVGEGYGTELRNEPETAEDIKLPNPWIAVSPLLAVGIMNLMFTQWIPQWYGKTHSLALPGMAAPVTSDIAKLTAIWAVQAALLVGIIMVLLFGFRAIRSKLAEGSKSAVGGALLAAMNTASEYGFGAVIASLPGFLVLADWLKSIPNPLVNEAVTVTLLAGITGSASGGMSIALATMSETFINAAHAANIPLEVLHRVAAMASGGMDTLPHNGAVITLLAVTGLTHREAYKDIFCITLIKTLAVFFVIGVFYATGIV
- a CDS encoding lipase family alpha/beta hydrolase → MQRNATTQFPILLVHGLFGFDRIGGFELFHGIKQALRAGGARVFIPYLSAPHCNEARGEQLLVQIDRVLAGTGAARVNLIGHSQGALTARYAAALAPEKVASVTSVSGPNHGSELADFLRKALTPGRLPGHVARGVATLFADFISLLDGQEHLPPTAVAALATLTTEGVGAFNDKYPQGLPKNWGGNGPERVNGVRYYSWSGTLPEATEEELEPSQVFCRAFSEYFITEAGQNDGLVGRFSSHLGKVIRSDYPMDHMETINPGDGTLRKGTAPTAPNPTELYLRHAERLRKAGL
- a CDS encoding microcin C ABC transporter permease YejB, with amino-acid sequence MWAYIARRLLLIIPTLVIILLVNFVIVQAAPGGPVEQAIAHLQGIGGASVGSSGNAMTGSSRASRGLDPQLIKDIEKQYGFDKPAHERLWLMLSSYARLDFGKSFFRGATVTDLILEKMPVTISLGLWATLITYLMSIPLGIRKAVHHGSAFDVWSSTAIIIGYAMPAFLFAMFLIVVFAGGTSLNWFPVRGLVSDNFESLSTLGKIADYFWHLVLPVTSLVIGGFATLTILTKNSFLNEITRQYVVTARAKGMSERRVLYGHVFRNAMLLVVSGIPQAFISVFFAGSLLIEVIFSLDGLGRMSYEAAVSRDYPVVFGSLFIFTLFGLLIKLIGDLCYTLVDPRIDFAARNA
- a CDS encoding sigma-54 interaction domain-containing protein, yielding MNPTESLKDYKRVRTLAIRSLFEIIEQSSEGTVIVDRDANIVWMNERYARRFGLNSAQEAIGRACESVIPGSLLREVVRTGRPILLDMQDTPKEPLVVMRLPIHDSAGAVIGAIGFALFDELRSLSPMLKRYLSMQEELASTRSLLRARQTKYNFAHFIGTSNAGLEVKRRARRSASADSPVLLLGETGTGKELLAQAIHSASPRAHKAFVSINSAAIPEALLEAEFFGTAPGAFTGADRKGRAGKLQIAQGGTLFLDEIGDMPLPLQSKLLRVLQEKEYEPVGSNEVLQSDVRVIAATSMDLEAAIKRGEFRADLYYRLNVLPIQVPPLRERLDDLPALSEAILEELRSQHELNHDALDLLRQHAWPGNIRELRNVLERAALLSDDLVLTAADIRAAIGTFMPVTRAADVSFESLPHETFSQARARFDRQLIETTLAQCGGKVVEAAERLGLGRSTLYKKMVALGIAESQ
- the hbdH gene encoding 3-hydroxybutyrate dehydrogenase, translating into MTTTLSGKTALVTGSTSGIGLGIALSLARAGANLILNGFGDASAVIAEVKQFGGQVGHHPADVSDPAQIADMLAYAEREFGGVDILVNNAGIQHVAAVEDFPVERWDSIIAINLSSVFHATRLSLPGMRAKGWGRIINVASVHGQVGSVGKAAYVAAKHGVIGLTKVVGLETATSNVTCNAICPGWVLTPLVQKQIDDRIATGVDPQQAQHDLLAEKQPSLEFVTPPQLGELVLFLCSEAGSQVRGAAWNIDGGWLAQ
- a CDS encoding ABC transporter permease — translated: MFKLSLLGRRRLERFKKNRRGWWSLWLFIGLFILSLGGELIANDKPLVVSYQGSLYFPVFKRHTEQEFGGQLPFQADYRSSYVQNLIHKDGGWLWFPPIPFSDDTPNYDLNKPAPSPPSSVNWLGTDDQSRDVLARVIFGARVSILFALALTAISALIGIAAGALQGYYGGWVDLLGQRLLEVWSGLPVLYLLIILSGFVEPNFWWLLGIMALFSWLALVDVVRAEFLRGRNLEYVKAARALGLSDRKVIVRHILPNAMNATLSYLPFILTGAIPTLTALDFLGFGMPAGSASLGELIAQGKQNLQAPWLGLTAFFTLALILSLLVFIGEALRDAFDPRS